A single Coleofasciculus sp. FACHB-T130 DNA region contains:
- a CDS encoding WG repeat-containing protein, which translates to METRGVWITTTDSKVLNSRQNIAAAMDFLAQTGFNVVFPVIWNSAFTLYPSKVMRDNFGVEIDPRYRDRDPLAEMVTEARRVGLAVIPWFEYGFAASYNQNGGHILAKKPDWGARDNSGNLVKKNSFEWMNALDSEVQEFLLNLVLEVVKNYDISGIQGDDRLPALPSEGGYDRRTSDRYFQQFLQNPPQNPKDPQWLQWRADILTDFLTRLYQEVINIKPDLLISLAPSPHGWALQEYLQDPKAWSDRGLVDMMHPQLYRRDFSSYKQLVDSLVAQQFTAAQLPTLIPGILLKVGGYRISAEYLLQAIAYNRFRGIQGEVFFFYEGLREDNDALAKALRSGPYSQPAPFNPSPLKQLGFTNRRIGGKYSYIDTTGKSVSQPQFDWVDSFHSGLARVKMGYKWSFIDTTGKLISRFQFDSAEYFREGMAAIKIGSKYGYLDNTGKLVIPLQFDEAKSFSEGLAAVKIENKWGYIDRRNTKALDAPQGWINNFLLRFQTIFNPNTLTIPPQFDSADAFSEGMARIGVGGKYGYIDTTGKLVILPQFEDAKSFSEKLAAVKLAGKWQYIDKTGKVVILPQFEDAESFVEGLAAVKIAGKWGYINKIGKLVIPTEFDNAQSFSQGLALVNIGGSWRSGENGELSFSGGKWGYTRNVLS; encoded by the coding sequence ATGGAAACTCGCGGTGTCTGGATTACCACGACAGATAGCAAAGTCCTGAATTCTCGGCAAAACATTGCTGCGGCGATGGATTTCCTCGCTCAAACTGGGTTCAATGTGGTTTTTCCTGTTATTTGGAATAGTGCCTTTACGCTATATCCCAGTAAAGTGATGCGAGACAATTTTGGGGTCGAAATTGATCCGCGATATCGCGATCGCGATCCCTTAGCTGAAATGGTAACTGAGGCGCGTCGAGTCGGACTTGCGGTGATTCCCTGGTTTGAATACGGATTCGCCGCTTCTTACAATCAAAATGGCGGGCATATTCTCGCGAAAAAACCTGATTGGGGTGCCCGCGATAACAGCGGGAATTTAGTTAAAAAGAACAGTTTCGAGTGGATGAATGCCCTTGATTCTGAAGTGCAGGAATTCTTACTCAATTTAGTGCTAGAAGTTGTCAAAAATTACGATATTAGCGGCATTCAAGGGGACGATCGCCTGCCTGCACTTCCAAGCGAAGGGGGCTACGATCGAAGAACAAGCGATCGCTACTTTCAGCAGTTCCTCCAAAATCCTCCGCAAAACCCAAAAGATCCGCAATGGCTTCAGTGGCGTGCGGATATTCTCACCGATTTTTTAACTCGTCTCTACCAAGAAGTCATTAATATTAAGCCAGACTTGCTGATTTCACTGGCACCAAGTCCCCACGGTTGGGCACTTCAAGAATATCTGCAAGATCCCAAAGCTTGGAGCGATCGCGGGTTAGTTGATATGATGCATCCACAGTTGTATCGCCGCGATTTCTCTAGTTACAAACAACTGGTTGATAGTCTTGTCGCCCAGCAATTTACCGCCGCACAACTACCAACCCTGATACCCGGTATTTTACTCAAAGTCGGTGGATATCGCATCAGCGCCGAATACTTGTTGCAAGCGATCGCTTACAATCGCTTTCGTGGCATCCAAGGCGAAGTTTTCTTCTTCTACGAAGGTCTGCGAGAAGACAATGACGCCTTAGCGAAAGCCTTGCGTTCTGGCCCCTACTCCCAGCCTGCACCCTTTAATCCCTCACCATTAAAACAGCTTGGCTTTACCAATCGCAGAATTGGTGGCAAATATAGCTATATCGACACGACCGGGAAAAGTGTCAGCCAGCCCCAATTTGACTGGGTGGATTCTTTTCATAGCGGGCTGGCGCGGGTCAAAATGGGCTACAAGTGGAGCTTTATTGATACTACTGGAAAATTGATTAGCCGATTCCAATTTGATAGCGCTGAGTATTTTAGAGAAGGGATGGCAGCGATAAAAATTGGTAGCAAATATGGTTATCTCGATAATACGGGGAAACTCGTCATTCCGCTGCAATTTGATGAAGCTAAGTCTTTTTCAGAAGGGTTGGCAGCAGTCAAGATAGAGAACAAGTGGGGCTACATCGATCGGAGGAACACTAAGGCGCTAGATGCTCCTCAGGGTTGGATCAACAACTTTCTGCTTCGCTTCCAAACTATTTTTAATCCAAACACCCTCACAATTCCTCCGCAATTTGATAGCGCTGATGCCTTTTCGGAAGGAATGGCACGCATTGGTGTTGGTGGAAAATATGGTTATATTGACACGACGGGAAAGCTGGTAATATTGCCACAATTTGAGGACGCTAAATCTTTTTCAGAAAAATTAGCAGCGGTAAAACTTGCTGGGAAATGGCAGTATATCGATAAAACTGGGAAGGTGGTAATTTTGCCGCAATTTGAGGATGCTGAGTCTTTTGTAGAAGGGCTAGCAGCAGTCAAAATTGCTGGCAAGTGGGGCTATATTAACAAGATAGGAAAGCTGGTCATTCCTACAGAATTTGACAACGCGCAATCCTTTTCCCAAGGATTGGCGCTGGTTAATATTGGTGGATCGTGGCGTTCCGGTGAGAATGGGGAATTGTCTTTCAGCGGCGGGAAGTGGGGCTACACTCGGAATGTGCTGTCTTGA
- a CDS encoding M48 family metallopeptidase, whose protein sequence is MLFGLVSYCTTTVENPVTGEKQRVQLSPKEEVVLGLQARSQMAAKFGGLYPDPALQKYIDKVGNEVVQESKAKTSGYPFEFHLLRDPQTINAFALPGGQIFITAGLLRRLSSEAQLASVLGHEVGHVVGRHGAERLAKQQLGTALVTAVGVAASDDQGGGRQAQVIAQAVNQIVNLRYGREDELESDRLGVQFMAQAGYNPKASVEVMQILASARSGGQSPEFFSTHPNPENRIQKLQALISQTYPNGVPPQLEIGREEFAQSVRSRLPPATQ, encoded by the coding sequence ATGCTATTTGGGTTAGTTAGTTACTGCACTACGACAGTGGAGAACCCGGTAACTGGGGAAAAGCAGCGGGTGCAACTTTCGCCAAAGGAGGAAGTCGTCTTGGGACTGCAAGCGCGATCGCAAATGGCGGCGAAATTTGGCGGTCTGTACCCAGATCCGGCGCTACAAAAGTATATTGACAAAGTAGGAAATGAGGTAGTGCAGGAGTCAAAGGCGAAGACTTCCGGCTATCCCTTTGAATTTCATCTGCTGCGCGACCCTCAAACGATTAATGCCTTCGCGTTGCCGGGAGGACAAATTTTCATTACTGCGGGTTTGCTGCGTCGTCTTTCTTCTGAAGCACAACTGGCGTCTGTGTTGGGGCACGAGGTCGGGCACGTTGTGGGACGACACGGGGCGGAACGCTTGGCAAAGCAGCAACTTGGTACAGCACTGGTAACAGCGGTTGGAGTTGCGGCGAGTGACGACCAAGGTGGCGGTCGGCAGGCACAAGTGATTGCCCAAGCAGTGAACCAGATTGTCAATCTGCGCTACGGACGGGAGGACGAACTAGAAAGCGATCGCCTTGGCGTTCAGTTTATGGCGCAAGCTGGATACAACCCTAAAGCTAGTGTTGAAGTGATGCAGATTCTGGCGAGTGCCAGGAGTGGCGGTCAATCTCCGGAGTTTTTCAGCACCCACCCCAACCCTGAGAACCGAATTCAAAAACTACAAGCTTTGATCTCTCAAACCTATCCCAACGGCGTTCCACCACAATTGGAGATTGGACGCGAGGAATTTGCTCAGTCTGTGCGATCGCGTTTGCCACCCGCAACTCAGTAG
- the purT gene encoding formate-dependent phosphoribosylglycinamide formyltransferase has translation MGHSLKLPQKIMLLGSGELGKEFVIAAQRLGNHIIAVDRYHNAPAMQVADEFEVISMLSADDLEAVVQKHQPNLIIPEIEAIRTEKLIEFEKRGFTVIPTATATHYTMNRDRIRELAHQQLGLRTAKYAYATTLEEFIDACDKIGFPNVVKPVMSSSGKGQSVVNSSDEVEAAWKYAIEGSRGDTQKIIVEEFIPFELEITLLTIKQWNAPTIFCPPIGHRQERGDYQESWQPAAMPENLLLEAQAIAQKVTDALGGAGIFGVEFFITKDCVIFSELSPRPHDTGMVTLISQNLNEFELHLRAVLGLPIPKIELLGNSASAVILASKHSNSIAFMEVQEALSEPNVDIRLFGKPNSRPNRRMGVALAKASNVQEARNKATKAASKIKIVNQDDHY, from the coding sequence ATGGGACACTCTCTGAAGCTTCCTCAAAAAATCATGCTGCTTGGTTCAGGAGAACTCGGCAAAGAATTTGTCATCGCTGCTCAACGTCTAGGCAACCATATCATTGCAGTGGATCGCTATCATAATGCTCCAGCAATGCAAGTAGCTGATGAATTTGAAGTAATTTCTATGCTCAGTGCTGATGACCTAGAAGCCGTCGTGCAAAAACATCAGCCAAATTTAATTATTCCGGAAATTGAAGCAATTAGGACGGAGAAACTGATTGAATTTGAAAAGAGAGGGTTTACAGTCATTCCAACTGCTACTGCTACCCATTACACGATGAATCGAGACCGAATTAGAGAACTTGCCCATCAGCAATTAGGACTTAGAACTGCTAAATATGCGTATGCAACAACGCTGGAGGAATTTATTGATGCTTGCGACAAAATTGGGTTTCCCAATGTAGTGAAACCTGTGATGTCATCCTCTGGAAAAGGTCAATCGGTTGTCAATTCGAGCGATGAAGTTGAAGCGGCATGGAAGTACGCAATTGAAGGTTCTAGAGGAGATACTCAAAAAATTATTGTTGAAGAGTTCATTCCTTTTGAATTAGAAATAACCTTGCTAACGATTAAGCAGTGGAATGCTCCAACTATTTTCTGTCCTCCTATTGGTCATCGTCAAGAAAGGGGGGATTATCAAGAATCTTGGCAACCCGCAGCAATGCCAGAAAACTTGCTTTTGGAAGCGCAGGCGATCGCGCAAAAAGTTACTGATGCTTTGGGAGGCGCTGGAATCTTCGGGGTGGAGTTCTTTATTACCAAAGATTGTGTAATTTTCTCCGAACTTTCTCCCAGACCTCATGATACAGGAATGGTGACATTAATTTCTCAAAATTTGAATGAATTTGAATTGCATTTAAGAGCAGTTTTAGGCTTGCCAATTCCTAAAATAGAACTATTAGGAAATTCAGCAAGTGCAGTCATTCTGGCAAGTAAGCATTCAAATTCAATCGCTTTTATGGAGGTGCAAGAGGCTTTATCTGAACCGAATGTAGATATCCGATTATTTGGAAAGCCAAATTCTCGCCCTAACCGCAGAATGGGAGTCGCTTTGGCGAAAGCAAGTAATGTCCAAGAGGCGCGGAATAAAGCGACTAAAGCCGCTAGCAAGATTAAAATTGTTAATCAAGACGATCATTATTGA
- a CDS encoding S-layer homology domain-containing protein: MNELIFSDIQNHWAQECIKQLHERNLISGYPDGSFRPNAQVTRAEFAALVRKAFPNTVPIRNAINFVDVPSSHWAYQAIQIVYRAGFLSGYPDRTFKPSQPIPRVQALVALVSGLKYGATTNPSEILKKYFEDAAQIPNYAIGAIASATEKYLVVNYPNVRRFNPNQNATRDEIAALICRALSIPGVPLQYIPGMEFVVIQPQFDEAEAFSEGLARVKIADKWGYIDKTGKLVISPQFDEADAFSEGVALVRQYAPKRQ; the protein is encoded by the coding sequence TTGAACGAGCTTATCTTTTCTGATATTCAAAACCATTGGGCGCAAGAGTGTATCAAACAACTACATGAACGAAATCTAATTAGCGGCTACCCAGATGGCAGTTTTCGTCCGAATGCACAGGTGACGAGGGCGGAGTTTGCGGCGCTGGTGCGAAAAGCGTTTCCCAATACTGTCCCGATTCGGAATGCGATTAACTTTGTGGATGTACCTTCAAGTCATTGGGCTTATCAGGCGATTCAAATTGTTTATCGGGCTGGTTTTTTGTCTGGCTATCCAGATCGCACATTTAAGCCCAGCCAGCCGATTCCGCGAGTGCAAGCTTTGGTGGCTTTGGTGTCGGGGTTGAAGTATGGCGCTACCACAAATCCTAGCGAGATATTAAAAAAGTATTTTGAGGATGCAGCGCAGATTCCTAATTATGCAATTGGCGCGATCGCATCTGCAACCGAAAAATATCTCGTCGTCAATTATCCGAATGTCCGACGCTTTAACCCCAATCAGAATGCCACGAGAGACGAGATTGCGGCTTTGATTTGTCGCGCTTTGAGTATTCCTGGCGTGCCCTTGCAGTATATTCCAGGGATGGAATTTGTGGTGATTCAACCGCAATTTGATGAAGCTGAAGCTTTTTCGGAAGGATTGGCACGAGTCAAAATTGCTGACAAGTGGGGTTATATCGATAAAACAGGTAAACTCGTAATCTCGCCACAATTTGATGAAGCGGATGCTTTTTCTGAAGGAGTGGCACTGGTTAGACAATACGCGCCAAAGAGGCAGTAA